In Dysidea avara chromosome 3, odDysAvar1.4, whole genome shotgun sequence, a single window of DNA contains:
- the LOC136249497 gene encoding uncharacterized protein, which yields MSSPVLSSLLVIQLVLVLQVCCIPCDVNNNNISFNVFLSNTSCSEFHLNNGDFYLEENPLTNHFLYQSFIKVIGKENSAIYCHYNAGLAFKYVFNIVLQNITFHNCGMMFNSTSVNPDSPNNTLVSKAALLFEYCHNLSLSFVTIENSSGVGIQIYNTIGDVSISHCNFVGNKVLSNESKTISGGGGIYIEFSYCKPGTLANTCNLTELAYSSHAKYVIKFSNFIENVGSAVHADRVAFIRASNYTHFAFGGGGGLSIYLKGNASCNNFVVINCTFSENIASFGAGMYVELQDTSNCNNFTVTGSRFYLNKVFPLNLGYTGTSGGGVMFDYVIFGSRNHIEQNSATFVDTIFESNAAFNGGGFSFHSGEEADTILPTNSLSFTNCHWIDNRARLGAAIDLGSLHTTKNGRLVKPLFINCTFENNSASGFYIQDKEDAYGFIDANSTNISGGYWPGSGIMYLDAISVDFSSSVKFINNTGGAIVAIGASVNILQNTKVEFSRNLAEKGGAIYLSGYSWISTSHDVNVSFINNSANTLGGAIYAQKSGEHDIVSGTNCFIQYADSSVAPGDWENVSFVFSDNCGTIGGDAIFATTVVDCAWNGSFASLNYDTLKRVFLKWPGFVFNHTYTNCSNFIQTSARSYSIDSAKQHLKIAPGEYFKFPFNALNDFGNSTTAIFSVFSGDDNVNIPNPNVQTDSYTRFTTNETGNFYLQFATVDNRRHVGYINVQVDECPVGFYLYNDTCTCISNIENYEGVARCQTNDLKVYMQPGFWAGRVYSKDNSSFFSSYTCPFSYCKSTNYNTALNSNSSTLCQNRVGTLCGDCAPGYGISISGYECVNCNGSHYTAWIVYVTTTYMPITIVFVILLVLNMNLAVGPVHSFIFYCQIFPAIIFNNNYSGYYNRIILVINDIYRSIINIMSLKFDLQFSTDYCLSPTMTVMDYYLLQYLAALYPLLIMVTILSVIRYCPGCIPIKYFWRSIRRCVMAIRRRTSMQQTVIHGFITFLLLTYTNFVNISFQILAYAAFEDKTGHQPTLKVPFRQGTMTYFGQNHLPYALAALMFLLIFGILPPLLLIMYPAVLSTIGHFGWDDSSTVHTMQRWIPVYKLVPVFDAFWSAFKPNCKVFAGLYFVYRFLAFSSFSFVPLVYQIYFGLSILFAVILFLHAFMQPYIEQTHNRADFVMFLLLCIINSFYAYSEFLRTQKVKYDSIQTVLWIQTLLPWIPIVFIICYILVAIRKAHRREYHLLDDSNCEELLDRVDYDSNEDDSD from the exons ATGAGCAGTCCT GTTTTGTCATCATTACTTGTGATCCAACTGGTACTAGTTTTGCAAGTGTGTTGTATTCCGTGTGATGTGAACAACAACAATATCAGTTTTAATGTCTTTTTATCTAACACATCATGTTCTGAATTTCATTTGAATAACGGAGATTTTTATCTTGAAGAAAATCCTTTAACAAACCATTTTCTTTATCAAAGCTTTATAAAGGTGATAGGAAAAGAAAACTCAGCAATTTACTGTCATTACAATGCAGGACTGGCTTTTAAATACGTGTTTAACATTGTACTTCAAAATATTACCTTTCATAATTGTGGTATGATGTTTAACAGTACCAGTGTGAACCCAGACTCTCCTAATAACACTCTTGTATCTAAAGCTGCTCTTCTGTTTGAATACTGTCATAATCTGTCATTGAGTTTTGTTACAATAGAGAACAGCAGTGGAGTGGGTATACAGATATACAATACAATAGGAGATGTTAGCATTTCACATTGTAACTTTGTTGGGAATAAAGTTTTGTCAAATGAAAGTAAGACCATTTCAGGTGGTGGTGGAATTTATATTGAGTTTAGCTACTGCAAACCAGGGACACTTGCTAATACCTGTAATTTAACGGAGTTGGCCTATTCCTCTCATGCAAAATACGTAATAAAATTCTCAAATTTTATTGAAAATGTAGGGTCTGCTGTTCATGCAGACAGAGTTGCTTTCATTAGAGCAAGTAATTATACACATTTTGCATTTGGTGGTGGAGGAGGGTTGTCAATTTATTTAAAGGGAAATGCAAGTTGCAACAATTTTGTGGTTATAAACTGCACATTTAGTGAAAACATTGCTTCATTTGGAGCTGGAATGTATGTTGAGCTACAGGATACATCTAACTGCAACAATTTCACTGTTACCGGTTCCAGATTTTATTTGAACAAAGTTTTTCCATTAAATTTAGGCTATACAGGTACAAGTGGAGGTGGTGTTATGTTTGATTATGTTATTTTTGGTAGTAGGAACCACATCGAGCAAAACTCAGCAACGTTTGTTGATACCATATTTGAATCAAATGCTGCATTTAACGGTGGTGGGTTTTCTTTCCATTCAGGTGAAGAAGCTGATACAATTTTACCAACCAATAGTCTATCATTTACTAATTGTCATTGGATTGATAATAGAGCCAGATTGGGAGCTGCTATTGATCTAGGATCATTGCATACAACAAAAAACGGTCGTCTAGTAAAGCCATTGTTTATTAATTGTACTTTTGAGAATAATTCAGCAAGTGGGTTTTATATACAGGACAAAGAGGATGCATATGGCTTTATTGATGCTAACAGCACAAACATATCTGGAGGATACTGGCCTGGTTCAGGCATTATGTACTTGGATGCCATCAGTGTAGATTTTTCATCCAGTGTGAAATTTATAAATAATACAGGTGGTGCAATCGTAGCTATCGGTGCTAGTGTTAATATACTACAGAACACTAAAGTTGAGTTTAGCAGAAATCTAGCTGAGAAAGGTGGTGCTATTTACTTGTCTGGCTACTCCTGGATAAGTACATCACATGATGTCAATGTTTCATTCATAAACAATTCTGCGAACACTTTAGGTGGTGCTATATATGCTCAGAAAAGTGGTGAACATGATATAGTGTCTGGTACCAACTGTTTCATACAGTATGCTGACAGCAGTGTAGCTCCTGGTGATTGGGAAAACGTCAGTTTTGTGTTTTCAGACAATTGTGGAACAATTGGAGGAGATGCAATATTTGCTACAACTGTAGTTGACTGTGCTTGGAATGGATCATTTGCTAGCTTGAATTATGATACTTTAAAACGTGTCTTCTTGAAATGGCCAGGTTTTGTTTTTAACCACACATATACTAATTGTTCCAATTTCATACAAACTTCAGCAAGATCATACTCTATAGATTCAGCTAAGCAACACCTTAAAATAGCTCCAGGAGAGTACTTCAAGTTTCCTTTCAATGCATTAAATGATTTTGGTAATTCTACTACTGCAATATTCTCAGTATTTAGTGGTGATGACAATGTAAATATACCTAACCCTAACGTACAAACTGACAGCTACACACGTTTCACAACCAACGAAACAGGCAACTTCTATCTCCAATTTGCGACTGTCGATAACAGAAGACATGTGGGGTATATTAATGTGCAAGTTGACGAATGTCCAGTGGGGTTTTATTTATACAATGATACTTGCACATGCATTTCAAATATAGAGAATTACGAGGGAGTGGCAAGGTGTCAAACTAATGATCTGAAAGTGTACATGCAACCAGGATTTTGGGCTGGAAGAGTTTACAGTAAGGATAACAGCAGCTTTTTCTCTAGCTATACATGTCCATTTTCTTACTGCAAAAGTACTAATTATAACACTGCACTGAATAGTAATAGCAGTACACTGTGTCAGAACAGAGTTGGAACACTATGTGGTGATTGTGCTCCTGGATATGGTATATCAATCAGTGGATACGAATGTGTTAATTGCAATGGATCCCACTACACTGCATGGATCGTATATGTAACTACTACATATATGCCAATTACCATAGTATTTGTAATACTGTTGGTATTGAATATGAATCTTGCTGTTGGACCTGTTCATTCATTCATTTTCTATTGTCAAATTTTTCCAGCCATTatttttaataataattattcgGGATATTACAACAGAATCATACTGGTCATCAATGACATTTACAGGAGCATCATAAATATAATGAGTTTGAAATTTGATTTACAATTTTCCACAGACTATTGCTTGTCTCCAACAATGACTGTTATGGACTATTACTTGCTACAATATTTAGCTGCACTATATCCCTTGTTGATTATGGTTACTATATTAAGTGTTATCAGGTATTGTCCTGGTTGTATACCCATCAAATATTTCTGGCGTAGCATTAGACGTTGTGTGATGGCTATTAGGAGGAGAACATCCATGCAGCAAACAGTGATACATGGCTTCATCACATTTTTGTTACTGACTTATACTAATTTTGTGAACATTTCATTTCAGATTTTGGCTTATGCAGCATTTGAAGACAAAACTGGACATCAGCCAACTTTAAAGGTTCCATTTAGACAAGGCACTATGACATACTTTGGCCAGAATCATTTGCCATATGCACTAGCTGCATTGATGTTTTTGCTAATTTTTGGAATTCTTCCTCCATTATTGCTGATTATGTATCCTGCTGTTTTGTCAACTATTGGACATTTTGGATGGGATGACTCTAGCACTGTACATACCATGCAAAGGTGGATTCCAGTTTATAAACTTGTGCCAGTTTTTGATGCATTTTGGAGTGCATTTAAACCTAACTGTAAAGTATTTGCTGGCCTGTACTTTGTGTATCGATTTTTGGCTTTTTCTAGCTTTTCATTTGTTCCGTTAGTGTATCAAATTTACTTTGGATTGTCTATATTATTTGCGGTAATACTTTTTCTTCATGCCTTTATGCAGCCCTACATAGAACAAACACACAACAGAGCTGACTTTGTCATGTTCTTACTGTTGTGTATAATCAACTCTTTTTATGCATACTCAGAATTTCTGAGAACACAGAAGGTCAAATATGACTCCATCCAAACCGTTTTGTGGATACAAACTTTGTTACCTTGGATCCCGATTGTGTTTATCATATGTTATATTTTAGTTGCAATAAGAAAAGCTCACAGAAGAGAATATCATCTGCTAGATGATTCTAATTGTGAAGAATTGTTGGATCGGGTGGACTATGACAGCAACGAAGATGATAGTGATTAG
- the LOC136249496 gene encoding uncharacterized protein, which produces MSSPVLSSLLVIQLVLVLQVCCIPCDVNNNNISLNVFLSNTSCSEFHLNNGDFYLEENPLTNHFLYQSFIKVIGKENSAIYCHYNAGLAFKYVFNIVLQNITFHNCGMMFNSTSVNPDSPNNTLVSKAALLFEYCRNLSLSFVTIENSSGVGIQIYNTIGDVSISHCNFVGNKILSNESKTISGGGGIYIEFSYCKPGTLANTCNLTELAYSSHAKYVIKFSNFIENVGSAVHADRVAFIRASNYTHFAFGGGGGLSIYLKGNASCNNFVVINCTFSENIASFGAGMYVELQDTSNCNNFTVTGSRFYLNKVFPLNLGYTGTSGGGVMFDYVIFGSRNHIEHNSATFVDTIFESNAAFNGGGFSFHSGEEADTILPTNSLSFTNCQWIDNRARLGAAIDLGSLHTTKNGRLVKPLFINCTFENNSASGFYIQDKEDAYGFIDANSTNISGGYWPGSGIMYLDAISVDFSSSVKFINNTGGAIVAIGASVNILQNTKVEFSRNLAEKGGAIYLSGYSWISTSHDVNVSFINNSANTLGGAIYAQKSGEHDIVSGTNCFIQYADSSVAPGDWENVSFVFSDNCATIGGDAIFATTVVDCAWNGSFASLNYDTLKRVFLKWPGFVFNHTYTNCSNFIQTSARSYSIDSAKQHLKIAPGEYFKFPFNALNDFGNSTTAIFSVFSGDDNVNIPNPNVQTDSYTRFTTNKTGNFYLQFATVDNRRHVGYINVQVDECPVGFYLYNDTCTCISNIENYEGVARCQTNDLKVYMQPGFWAGRVYSKDNSSFFSSYTCPFSYCKSTNNNTALNSNSSTLCQNRVGTLCGDCAPGYGISIGGYECVKCNGSHYTAWIIYAITTYMPITIVFVILLVLNMNLAVGPVHSFIFYCQIFPAIIFNNNYSGYYNRIILVINDIYRSIINIMSLKFDLQFSTDYCLSPTMTVMDYYLLQYLAALYPLLIMVTILSVIRYCPGCIPIKYFWRSIRRCVMAIRRRTSMQQTVIHGFITFLLLTYANFVNISFQILAYAAFEDKTGHQPTLKVLFRQGTMTYFGQNHLPYALAALMFLLIFGILPPLLLIMYPAALSTIGYFGWDNSSAVHTMQRWIPVHKLVPVFDAFWSAFKTNCKVFAGLYFVYRFLAFSSFSFAPLAYQVYCALSILFAVILFLHAFMQPYIEQTHNRADFVVFLLLSIINSFYAYSEFLRTQKVKYDSIQTILWIQALLPWIPIVFIICYILVAIRKAHRREYHLLDDSNCEELLDRVDYDSNEDDSD; this is translated from the coding sequence GTTTTGTCATCATTACTTGTGATCCAACTGGTACTAGTTTTGCAAGTGTGTTGTATTCCGTGTGATGTGAACAACAACAATATCAGTCTTAATGTCTTTTTATCTAACACATCATGTTCTGAATTTCATTTGAATAACGGAGATTTTTATCTTGAAGAAAATCCTTTAACAAACCATTTTCTTTATCAAAGCTTTATAAAGGTGATAGGAAAAGAAAACTCAGCAATTTACTGTCATTACAATGCAGGACTGGCTTTTAAATACGTGTTTAACATTGTACTTCAAAATATTACCTTTCATAATTGTGGTATGATGTTTAACAGTACCAGCGTGAACCCAGACTCTCCTAATAACACTCTTGTATCTAAAGCTGCTCTTCTGTTTGAATACTGTCGTAATCTGTCATTGAGTTTTGTTACAATAGAGAACAGTAGTGGAGTGGGTATACAGATATACAATACAATAGGAGATGTTAGCATTTCACATTGTAACTTTGTTGGGAATAAAATTTTGTCAAATGAAAGTAAGACCATTTCAGGTGGTGGTGGAATTTATATTGAGTTTAGCTACTGCAAACCAGGGACACTTGCTAATACCTGTAATTTAACGGAGTTGGCCTATTCCTCTCATGCAAAATACGTAATAAAATTCTCGAATTTTATTGAAAATGTAGGGTCTGCTGTTCATGCAGACAGAGTTGCTTTCATTAGAGCAAGTAATTATACACATTTTGCATTTGGTGGTGGAGGAGGGTTGTCAATTTATTTAAAGGGAAATGCAAGTTGCAACAATTTTGTGGTTATAAACTGCACATTTAGTGAAAACATTGCTTCATTTGGAGCTGGAATGTATGTTGAGCTACAGGATACATCTAACTGCAACAATTTCACTGTTACCGGTTCCAGATTTTATTTGAACAAAGTTTTTCCATTAAATTTAGGCTATACAGGTACAAGTGGAGGTGGTGTTATGTTTGATTATGTTATTTTTGGTAGTAGGAACCACATCGAGCATAACTCAGCAACATTTGTTGATACCATATTTGAATCAAATGCTGCATTTAACGGTGGTGGGTTTTCTTTCCATTCAGGTGAAGAAGCTGATACAATTTTACCAACCAATAGTCTATCATTTACTAATTGTCAGTGGATTGATAATAGAGCCAGATTGGGAGCTGCTATTGATCTAGGATCATTGCATACAACAAAAAATGGTCGTCTAGTAAAGCCATTGTTTATTAATTGTACTTTTGAGAATAATTCAGCAAGTGGGTTTTATATACAGGACAAAGAGGATGCATATGGCTTTATTGATGCTAACAGCACAAACATATCTGGAGGATACTGGCCTGGTTCAGGCATTATGTACTTGGATGCCATCAGTGTAGATTTTTCATCCAGTGTGAAATTTATAAATAATACAGGTGGTGCAATCGTAGCTATCGGTGCTAGTGTTAATATACTACAGAACACTAAAGTTGAGTTTAGCAGAAATCTAGCTGAGAAAGGTGGTGCTATTTACTTGTCTGGCTACTCCTGGATAAGTACATCACATGATGTCAATGTTTCATTCATAAACAATTCTGCGAACACTTTAGGTGGTGCTATATATGCTCAGAAAAGTGGTGAACATGATATAGTGTCTGGTACCAACTGTTTCATACAGTATGCTGACAGCAGTGTAGCTCCTGGTGATTGGGAAAATGTCAGTTTTGTGTTTTCAGACAATTGTGCAACAATTGGAGGAGATGCAATATTTGCTACAACTGTAGTTGACTGTGCTTGGAATGGATCATTTGCTAGCTTGAATTATGATACTTTAAAACGTGTCTTCTTGAAATGGCCAGGTTTTGTTTTTAACCACACATATACTAATTGTTCCAATTTCATACAAACTTCAGCAAGATCATACTCTATAGATTCAGCTAAGCAACACCTTAAAATAGCTCCAGGAGAGTACTTCAAGTTTCCTTTCAATGCATTAAATGATTTTGGTAATTCTACTACTGCAATATTCTCAGTATTTAGTGGTGATGACAATGTAAATATACCTAACCCTAACGTACAAACTGACAGCTACACACGTTTCACAACCAACAAAACAGGCAACTTCTATCTCCAATTTGCGACTGTGGATAACAGAAGACATGTGGGGTATATTAATGTGCAAGTTGATGAATGTCCAGTGGGGTTTTATTTATACAATGATACTTGCACATGCATTTCAAATATAGAGAATTACGAGGGAGTAGCAAGGTGTCAAACTAATGATCTGAAAGTGTACATGCAACCAGGATTTTGGGCTGGAAGAGTTTACAGTAAGGATAACAGCAGCTTTTTCTCTAGCTATACATGTCCATTTTCTTACTGCAaaagtactaataataacaCTGCACTGAATAGTAATAGCAGTACACTGTGTCAGAACAGAGTTGGAACACTATGTGGTGATTGTGCTCCTGGATATGGTATATCAATTGGTGGATACGAATGTGTTAAATGCAATGGATCCCACTACACTGCATGGATCATATATGCAATTACTACATATATGCCAATTACCATAGTGTTTGTAATACTGTTGGTATTGAATATGAATCTTGCTGTTGGACCTGTTCATTCATTCATTTTCTATTGTCAAATTTTTCCAGCCATTatttttaataataattattcgGGATATTACAACAGAATCATACTGGTCATCAATGACATTTACAGGAGCATCATAAATATAATGAGTTTGAAATTTGATTTACAATTTTCCACAGACTATTGCTTGTCTCCAACAATGACTGTTATGGACTATTACTTGCTACAATATTTAGCTGCACTATATCCCTTGTTGATTATGGTTACTATATTAAGTGTTATCAGGTATTGTCCTGGTTGTATACCCATCAAATATTTCTGGCGTAGCATTAGACGTTGTGTGATGGCTATTAGGAGGAGAACATCCATGCAGCAAACAGTGATACATGGCTTCATCACATTTTTGTTACTGACTTATGCTAATTTTGTGAATATTTCATTTCAGATTTTGGCTTATGCAGCATTTGAAGACAAAACTGGACATCAGCCAACTTTAAAGGTTTTATTTAGACAAGGCACTATGACATACTTTGGCCAGAATCATTTGCCATATGCACTAGCTGCATTGATGTTTTTGCTAATTTTTGGAATTCTTCCTCCGTTGTTGCTGATTATGTATCCTGCTGCTTTGTCAACTATTGGATATTTTGGATGGGATAACTCTAGTGCTGTACATACCATGCAAAGGTGGATTCCAGTTCATAAACTTGTGCCAGTTTTTGATGCATTTTGGAGTGCATTTAAAACTAACTGTAAAGTATTTGCTGGCCTGTACTTTGTGTATCGATTTTTGGCTTTTTCTAGCTTTTCGTTTGCTCCATTAGCTTATCAAGTTTACTGTGCATTGTCTATATTATTTGCGGTAATACTTTTTCTTCATGCCTTTATGCAGCCCTACATAGAACAAACGCACAACAGAGCTGATTTTGTCGTGTTCTTACTGTTGAGTATAATCAACTCTTTTTATGCATACTCAGAATTTCTGAGGACACAGAAGGTCAAATATGACTCCATTCAAACCATTTTGTGGATACAAGCTTTGTTACCTTGGATCCCGATTGTGTTTATCATATGTTATATTTTAGTTGCAATAAGAAAAGCTCACAGAAGAGAATATCATCTGCTAGATGATTCTAATTGTGAAGAATTGTTGGATCGGGTGGACTATGACAGCAACGAAGATGATAGTGATTAA